AGATTGAAAATAAAGACCATCATATCCGGTTTGACCAGGTTTTTTGGAACGGTCAGATCCAGTTCAGCAGCTTGAGCTGTTAAATCCGTCTGTTCCTGTTTCAGCCCGGACAAATTGATGTAATTGTTCTGCAACGTCACCAGATAAGCCTCGCGTTCGCAGAGTTGAGCTGAATTCTTCTGCAGCACCCCAAACTGACCGGCCAGCAGATAGACATAACCTATCCCGAGCAGAATGATCAGGCCTGTTATTAAAATGCCTTTTTTCTTCATACGCATCGTTTCTATTTCTCCTACGGTTTCAGTTTCAGAGCGAGATTTAACGTCTGTCCCCTGTCATTCAATGAAATCGTTTGGATATCAAAACTTTCAAACCTACCGGAATCAATAAAAATATTTTCTAAACTGCGGATATTTACCGATTCAGGCAGGATCAGCTGCAAT
This genomic stretch from Dehalobacter sp. harbors:
- the pilO gene encoding type 4a pilus biogenesis protein PilO, with the translated sequence MRMKKKGILITGLIILLGIGYVYLLAGQFGVLQKNSAQLCEREAYLVTLQNNYINLSGLKQEQTDLTAQAAELDLTVPKNLVKPDMMVFIFNLAKDSGINSQNLTFEEMKDEGSYSSLAMDFSCTGSTAKIYAFVERLRKVSQYNLALDSIQVTEGEEDTAAARIRIIAYGYKE